In Cryptomeria japonica chromosome 10, Sugi_1.0, whole genome shotgun sequence, a genomic segment contains:
- the LOC131052611 gene encoding polyamine oxidase 1 isoform X4: MAAKILSENGVSDFMILEATDRIGGRLCKWQFGKHTVELGAGWIQGVGGNVQNPILELASQHNLRTCNSDYSNIKFNIYDQSGALVPSSEAAVSYKLAVESANCELAREASAKAKGRAHVSDSSGLADSSPIELAIDYILHDFEMADVEPIPTYTEFGPRECLVADERGYEYLIHKLAQQFLNTKNGSILDSRLKLQKVVREIQYTKSAVRVKTEDGSVYTGKWGIVSVSLGVLQSDLIRFTPQLPRWKMGSFYNCEFRIYTKIFLKFPHKFWPTGEGTEFFLYADQKRGYYTFWQHMENAYPGSNILVVTVTNEESKRIELQSSEKTKAEAMAVLKKIFGKSIPEVQEILVPKWWNNPFQRGSYSNYPIFVNLKHFEAIRAPVGPVFFTGEHTNEKFNGYVHGGYFSGIDTANMVTDRMKKDKRTGKLHDSWSSSPD, encoded by the exons ATGGCGGCGAAAATCTTGTCAGAAAACGGAGTTTCCGACTTTATGATCTTGGAGGCGACGGATCGAATCGGCGGACGTCTCTGCAAATGGCAATTCGGCAAGCATACGGTAGAATTGGGGGCTGGCTGGATACAGGGCGTTGGTGGAAATGTCCAAAATCCGATTTTGGAATTGGCCTCGCAGCATAATCTTCGCACTTGCAATTCCGATTATAGTAACATAAAGTTCAATATTTATGATCAAag CGGTGCGCTTGTGCCGAGTTCAGAGGCGGCTGTCTCGTATAAATTAGCAGTAGAATCAGCTAACTGCGAATTGGCCCGTGAGGCGTCCGCCAAGGCTAAAGGTCGAGCACATGTTTCAGATTCTTCAGGATT aGCTGATTCTTCACCCATCGAATTGGCCATAGACTATATCCTGCATGACTTTGAAATGGCAG ATGTAGAGCCAATTCCCACTTATACAGAGTTTGGGCCAAGAGAATGTTTGGTTGCAGACGAGCGAGGATATGAATATCTCATCCATAAATTGGCCCAACAATTTCTCAATACCAAAAATGGATCTATTCTAGATAGTCGACTAAAGTTACAGAAG GTAGTTCGAGAAATACAGTATACAAAATCGGCAGTCCGTGTGAAAACAGAGGATGGATCAGTGTACACAGGGAAGTGGGGTATTGTATCTGTCAGCCTTGGAGTTCTTCAGAGCGACCTTATCAGATTTACCCCTCAGTTGCCT agatggaagatgGGTTCTTTCTACAACTGCGAGTTCAGGATTTACACCAAGATATTCCTGAAATTTCCTCACAAGTTCTGGCCAACTGGGGAGGGCACTGAGTTTTTTCTATATGCAGACCAGAAACGAGGCTACTATACCTTCTGGCAG CACATGGAAAATGCCTACCCAGGATCGAACATCCTGGTTGTGACTGTAACTAACGAGGAATCAAAGAGGATAGAACTACAGAGCAGTGAGAAGACAAAAGCAGAAGCCATGGCTGTTCTGAAAAAGATATTCGGCAAAAGCATACCTGAGGTGCAGGAGATTCTAGTTCCGAAGTGGTGGAATAATCCCTTTCAACGTGGAAGTTACAGTAACTATCCCATTTTCGTCAACTTGAAGCATTTTGAGGCTATAAGG GCACCGGTAGGGCCAGTCTTCTTTACAGGAGAACATACCAATGAGAAATTCAATGGTTATGTGCATGGTGGATACTTTTCAG GCATTGATACAGCAAATATGGTGACAGATAGAATGAAGAAAGATAAGCGGACTGGAAAACTTCATGACTCTTGGTCATCCTCTCCAGATTAG
- the LOC131052611 gene encoding polyamine oxidase 1 isoform X1 produces the protein MQRISGSSLYKVFSIPLLFSVYQNLAHSIRKLWNFHHLLLLSLAPAFQYVVKMEYCEAGIMAAKILSENGVSDFMILEATDRIGGRLCKWQFGKHTVELGAGWIQGVGGNVQNPILELASQHNLRTCNSDYSNIKFNIYDQSGALVPSSEAAVSYKLAVESANCELAREASAKAKGRAHVSDSSGLADSSPIELAIDYILHDFEMADVEPIPTYTEFGPRECLVADERGYEYLIHKLAQQFLNTKNGSILDSRLKLQKVVREIQYTKSAVRVKTEDGSVYTGKWGIVSVSLGVLQSDLIRFTPQLPRWKMGSFYNCEFRIYTKIFLKFPHKFWPTGEGTEFFLYADQKRGYYTFWQHMENAYPGSNILVVTVTNEESKRIELQSSEKTKAEAMAVLKKIFGKSIPEVQEILVPKWWNNPFQRGSYSNYPIFVNLKHFEAIRAPVGPVFFTGEHTNEKFNGYVHGGYFSGIDTANMVTDRMKKDKRTGKLHDSWSSSPD, from the exons ATGCAAAGAATCTCAGGCAGCTCTCTTTATAAGGTCTTCTCAATTCCTCTCCTTTTCTCAGTCTACCAAAATTTAGCACATTCCATAAGAAAATTATGGAATTTTCATCATCTACTGTTATTATCGTTGGCGCCGGCATTTCAG TACGTGGTGAAAATGGAGTATTGTGAAGCAGGTATAATGGCGGCGAAAATCTTGTCAGAAAACGGAGTTTCCGACTTTATGATCTTGGAGGCGACGGATCGAATCGGCGGACGTCTCTGCAAATGGCAATTCGGCAAGCATACGGTAGAATTGGGGGCTGGCTGGATACAGGGCGTTGGTGGAAATGTCCAAAATCCGATTTTGGAATTGGCCTCGCAGCATAATCTTCGCACTTGCAATTCCGATTATAGTAACATAAAGTTCAATATTTATGATCAAag CGGTGCGCTTGTGCCGAGTTCAGAGGCGGCTGTCTCGTATAAATTAGCAGTAGAATCAGCTAACTGCGAATTGGCCCGTGAGGCGTCCGCCAAGGCTAAAGGTCGAGCACATGTTTCAGATTCTTCAGGATT aGCTGATTCTTCACCCATCGAATTGGCCATAGACTATATCCTGCATGACTTTGAAATGGCAG ATGTAGAGCCAATTCCCACTTATACAGAGTTTGGGCCAAGAGAATGTTTGGTTGCAGACGAGCGAGGATATGAATATCTCATCCATAAATTGGCCCAACAATTTCTCAATACCAAAAATGGATCTATTCTAGATAGTCGACTAAAGTTACAGAAG GTAGTTCGAGAAATACAGTATACAAAATCGGCAGTCCGTGTGAAAACAGAGGATGGATCAGTGTACACAGGGAAGTGGGGTATTGTATCTGTCAGCCTTGGAGTTCTTCAGAGCGACCTTATCAGATTTACCCCTCAGTTGCCT agatggaagatgGGTTCTTTCTACAACTGCGAGTTCAGGATTTACACCAAGATATTCCTGAAATTTCCTCACAAGTTCTGGCCAACTGGGGAGGGCACTGAGTTTTTTCTATATGCAGACCAGAAACGAGGCTACTATACCTTCTGGCAG CACATGGAAAATGCCTACCCAGGATCGAACATCCTGGTTGTGACTGTAACTAACGAGGAATCAAAGAGGATAGAACTACAGAGCAGTGAGAAGACAAAAGCAGAAGCCATGGCTGTTCTGAAAAAGATATTCGGCAAAAGCATACCTGAGGTGCAGGAGATTCTAGTTCCGAAGTGGTGGAATAATCCCTTTCAACGTGGAAGTTACAGTAACTATCCCATTTTCGTCAACTTGAAGCATTTTGAGGCTATAAGG GCACCGGTAGGGCCAGTCTTCTTTACAGGAGAACATACCAATGAGAAATTCAATGGTTATGTGCATGGTGGATACTTTTCAG GCATTGATACAGCAAATATGGTGACAGATAGAATGAAGAAAGATAAGCGGACTGGAAAACTTCATGACTCTTGGTCATCCTCTCCAGATTAG
- the LOC131052611 gene encoding polyamine oxidase 1 isoform X2: MEFSSSTVIIVGAGISGIMAAKILSENGVSDFMILEATDRIGGRLCKWQFGKHTVELGAGWIQGVGGNVQNPILELASQHNLRTCNSDYSNIKFNIYDQSGALVPSSEAAVSYKLAVESANCELAREASAKAKGRAHVSDSSGLADSSPIELAIDYILHDFEMADVEPIPTYTEFGPRECLVADERGYEYLIHKLAQQFLNTKNGSILDSRLKLQKVVREIQYTKSAVRVKTEDGSVYTGKWGIVSVSLGVLQSDLIRFTPQLPRWKMGSFYNCEFRIYTKIFLKFPHKFWPTGEGTEFFLYADQKRGYYTFWQHMENAYPGSNILVVTVTNEESKRIELQSSEKTKAEAMAVLKKIFGKSIPEVQEILVPKWWNNPFQRGSYSNYPIFVNLKHFEAIRAPVGPVFFTGEHTNEKFNGYVHGGYFSGIDTANMVTDRMKKDKRTGKLHDSWSSSPD, translated from the exons ATGGAATTTTCATCATCTACTGTTATTATCGTTGGCGCCGGCATTTCAG GTATAATGGCGGCGAAAATCTTGTCAGAAAACGGAGTTTCCGACTTTATGATCTTGGAGGCGACGGATCGAATCGGCGGACGTCTCTGCAAATGGCAATTCGGCAAGCATACGGTAGAATTGGGGGCTGGCTGGATACAGGGCGTTGGTGGAAATGTCCAAAATCCGATTTTGGAATTGGCCTCGCAGCATAATCTTCGCACTTGCAATTCCGATTATAGTAACATAAAGTTCAATATTTATGATCAAag CGGTGCGCTTGTGCCGAGTTCAGAGGCGGCTGTCTCGTATAAATTAGCAGTAGAATCAGCTAACTGCGAATTGGCCCGTGAGGCGTCCGCCAAGGCTAAAGGTCGAGCACATGTTTCAGATTCTTCAGGATT aGCTGATTCTTCACCCATCGAATTGGCCATAGACTATATCCTGCATGACTTTGAAATGGCAG ATGTAGAGCCAATTCCCACTTATACAGAGTTTGGGCCAAGAGAATGTTTGGTTGCAGACGAGCGAGGATATGAATATCTCATCCATAAATTGGCCCAACAATTTCTCAATACCAAAAATGGATCTATTCTAGATAGTCGACTAAAGTTACAGAAG GTAGTTCGAGAAATACAGTATACAAAATCGGCAGTCCGTGTGAAAACAGAGGATGGATCAGTGTACACAGGGAAGTGGGGTATTGTATCTGTCAGCCTTGGAGTTCTTCAGAGCGACCTTATCAGATTTACCCCTCAGTTGCCT agatggaagatgGGTTCTTTCTACAACTGCGAGTTCAGGATTTACACCAAGATATTCCTGAAATTTCCTCACAAGTTCTGGCCAACTGGGGAGGGCACTGAGTTTTTTCTATATGCAGACCAGAAACGAGGCTACTATACCTTCTGGCAG CACATGGAAAATGCCTACCCAGGATCGAACATCCTGGTTGTGACTGTAACTAACGAGGAATCAAAGAGGATAGAACTACAGAGCAGTGAGAAGACAAAAGCAGAAGCCATGGCTGTTCTGAAAAAGATATTCGGCAAAAGCATACCTGAGGTGCAGGAGATTCTAGTTCCGAAGTGGTGGAATAATCCCTTTCAACGTGGAAGTTACAGTAACTATCCCATTTTCGTCAACTTGAAGCATTTTGAGGCTATAAGG GCACCGGTAGGGCCAGTCTTCTTTACAGGAGAACATACCAATGAGAAATTCAATGGTTATGTGCATGGTGGATACTTTTCAG GCATTGATACAGCAAATATGGTGACAGATAGAATGAAGAAAGATAAGCGGACTGGAAAACTTCATGACTCTTGGTCATCCTCTCCAGATTAG
- the LOC131052611 gene encoding polyamine oxidase 1 isoform X3: MEYCEAGIMAAKILSENGVSDFMILEATDRIGGRLCKWQFGKHTVELGAGWIQGVGGNVQNPILELASQHNLRTCNSDYSNIKFNIYDQSGALVPSSEAAVSYKLAVESANCELAREASAKAKGRAHVSDSSGLADSSPIELAIDYILHDFEMADVEPIPTYTEFGPRECLVADERGYEYLIHKLAQQFLNTKNGSILDSRLKLQKVVREIQYTKSAVRVKTEDGSVYTGKWGIVSVSLGVLQSDLIRFTPQLPRWKMGSFYNCEFRIYTKIFLKFPHKFWPTGEGTEFFLYADQKRGYYTFWQHMENAYPGSNILVVTVTNEESKRIELQSSEKTKAEAMAVLKKIFGKSIPEVQEILVPKWWNNPFQRGSYSNYPIFVNLKHFEAIRAPVGPVFFTGEHTNEKFNGYVHGGYFSGIDTANMVTDRMKKDKRTGKLHDSWSSSPD; encoded by the exons ATGGAGTATTGTGAAGCAGGTATAATGGCGGCGAAAATCTTGTCAGAAAACGGAGTTTCCGACTTTATGATCTTGGAGGCGACGGATCGAATCGGCGGACGTCTCTGCAAATGGCAATTCGGCAAGCATACGGTAGAATTGGGGGCTGGCTGGATACAGGGCGTTGGTGGAAATGTCCAAAATCCGATTTTGGAATTGGCCTCGCAGCATAATCTTCGCACTTGCAATTCCGATTATAGTAACATAAAGTTCAATATTTATGATCAAag CGGTGCGCTTGTGCCGAGTTCAGAGGCGGCTGTCTCGTATAAATTAGCAGTAGAATCAGCTAACTGCGAATTGGCCCGTGAGGCGTCCGCCAAGGCTAAAGGTCGAGCACATGTTTCAGATTCTTCAGGATT aGCTGATTCTTCACCCATCGAATTGGCCATAGACTATATCCTGCATGACTTTGAAATGGCAG ATGTAGAGCCAATTCCCACTTATACAGAGTTTGGGCCAAGAGAATGTTTGGTTGCAGACGAGCGAGGATATGAATATCTCATCCATAAATTGGCCCAACAATTTCTCAATACCAAAAATGGATCTATTCTAGATAGTCGACTAAAGTTACAGAAG GTAGTTCGAGAAATACAGTATACAAAATCGGCAGTCCGTGTGAAAACAGAGGATGGATCAGTGTACACAGGGAAGTGGGGTATTGTATCTGTCAGCCTTGGAGTTCTTCAGAGCGACCTTATCAGATTTACCCCTCAGTTGCCT agatggaagatgGGTTCTTTCTACAACTGCGAGTTCAGGATTTACACCAAGATATTCCTGAAATTTCCTCACAAGTTCTGGCCAACTGGGGAGGGCACTGAGTTTTTTCTATATGCAGACCAGAAACGAGGCTACTATACCTTCTGGCAG CACATGGAAAATGCCTACCCAGGATCGAACATCCTGGTTGTGACTGTAACTAACGAGGAATCAAAGAGGATAGAACTACAGAGCAGTGAGAAGACAAAAGCAGAAGCCATGGCTGTTCTGAAAAAGATATTCGGCAAAAGCATACCTGAGGTGCAGGAGATTCTAGTTCCGAAGTGGTGGAATAATCCCTTTCAACGTGGAAGTTACAGTAACTATCCCATTTTCGTCAACTTGAAGCATTTTGAGGCTATAAGG GCACCGGTAGGGCCAGTCTTCTTTACAGGAGAACATACCAATGAGAAATTCAATGGTTATGTGCATGGTGGATACTTTTCAG GCATTGATACAGCAAATATGGTGACAGATAGAATGAAGAAAGATAAGCGGACTGGAAAACTTCATGACTCTTGGTCATCCTCTCCAGATTAG